One Deltaproteobacteria bacterium DNA window includes the following coding sequences:
- a CDS encoding sulfite exporter TauE/SafE family protein: protein MAVELLFIGVLFISFCAEYIDSSIGMGYGTTLTPILLLMGFSPLQIVPAILLSEFISGILAAFLHQGAGNVFFDFRRDDEHRIAKALGNLGYMPRSKDSKVALVLVMCSVTGVIAAVFVALNLPVFYLKLYIGILVLTMGIIVMMKHKTKINFSWKRIMGIGILASFNKGMSGGGYGPLIVSGQILSGVDTKSSIGITALAEGATCFVGVLTYFVIGTHVDWVLAPYLVIGSLISVPLSVYTVKKMPVKEFTLIIGLAATVLGILTLVKLII, encoded by the coding sequence ATGGCCGTTGAATTGCTTTTCATCGGGGTTTTATTTATATCGTTTTGTGCAGAATATATAGATTCTAGCATTGGCATGGGATATGGCACCACGCTGACCCCCATACTCTTATTAATGGGTTTCTCACCGTTGCAGATCGTACCTGCTATTTTGCTTTCAGAATTTATTTCAGGCATACTGGCAGCATTTCTGCATCAAGGAGCAGGGAATGTCTTCTTCGACTTTAGAAGGGATGATGAACACAGAATTGCCAAAGCGCTTGGAAACCTGGGCTACATGCCGAGATCAAAAGACTCCAAGGTCGCATTGGTGCTGGTAATGTGCAGCGTTACCGGGGTAATTGCTGCTGTCTTTGTGGCATTAAATCTACCGGTCTTTTACCTCAAACTGTACATAGGGATTCTTGTATTGACAATGGGAATCATCGTAATGATGAAACATAAGACTAAAATTAATTTCTCATGGAAGAGGATTATGGGAATCGGTATTCTTGCTTCATTTAATAAAGGTATGTCTGGAGGAGGCTATGGCCCCCTTATTGTATCTGGTCAGATATTGTCAGGAGTCGATACTAAAAGCTCAATAGGCATAACCGCATTGGCAGAAGGGGCCACCTGTTTTGTTGGTGTCTTGACCTATTTTGTCATTGGTACGCATGTTGACTGGGTTTTAGCCCCATATCTGGTCATAGGTTCATTGATCTCTGTCCCACTGTCCGTCTATACTGTAAAGAAGATGCCAGTCAAGGAGTTTACATTAATAATCGGATTGGCAGCTACAGTGCTCGGGATATTAACACTGGTTAAATTGATCATATGA
- a CDS encoding GTP-binding protein yields the protein MDKKALRLVIVGHVDHGKSTLIGRLLYDTESLPEDRLKEIEKTSATLGRETEFAFVMDSLEEERKRGITIDTTQTFFKTPKRRYVIIDAPGHKEFLKNMITGTSQAEAALLIVDAQEGVREQTKRHGYILGMLGLRQVIIVINKMDLVNYSEERFQEVKEEIAAFLNSLYISPPYTIPISAIKGDNVAKASGHLPWYKGSTMLEALDTFSELKIEEKPFRFPVQDIYQVEGKRMIVGRVEAGSVQRGDTLYLLPLKKEVKVENIEKFLAEGVDEAGLGESIGICLGGDPEVERGQILSRDLSPIITDRIKANMFWMERGGYKVGDPLLFRCVTQEIPCTIENIYKKFDPASMEVIQEDAHRIREAEVAKVMISLSKEAVIDPFQEIPEMGRFVLEQKGIPVAGGIIL from the coding sequence ATGGACAAAAAAGCACTAAGATTGGTGATTGTTGGCCATGTAGATCATGGCAAGAGCACCCTGATCGGGAGGCTCCTTTACGATACGGAAAGCTTGCCAGAAGATAGGTTAAAGGAGATAGAGAAGACCTCTGCGACCCTGGGAAGGGAGACGGAGTTTGCCTTTGTCATGGATTCACTGGAGGAGGAAAGAAAAAGGGGTATCACTATTGACACAACCCAGACCTTTTTTAAGACCCCCAAAAGGAGATATGTGATCATCGATGCCCCCGGGCACAAGGAATTCTTGAAGAATATGATCACGGGCACCAGTCAGGCAGAGGCCGCTCTGCTGATCGTAGACGCCCAGGAAGGGGTCAGGGAACAGACCAAGCGACACGGCTATATCTTGGGGATGCTGGGGTTGAGACAGGTAATTATAGTGATCAACAAAATGGATCTGGTTAATTATTCAGAAGAGAGGTTTCAGGAGGTAAAGGAAGAGATAGCTGCCTTTTTAAACAGCCTCTATATCAGCCCGCCTTACACCATCCCCATCTCGGCCATCAAGGGGGACAACGTGGCCAAGGCCTCAGGGCATCTCCCCTGGTATAAGGGATCAACAATGTTGGAGGCCCTGGACACCTTTTCTGAGCTAAAGATAGAGGAGAAACCTTTCCGGTTCCCCGTTCAAGACATCTACCAAGTTGAAGGAAAGAGGATGATCGTCGGCAGGGTGGAGGCAGGCAGCGTACAAAGGGGGGATACCTTATATCTTTTGCCTCTCAAAAAGGAGGTAAAGGTTGAGAACATCGAAAAGTTCTTGGCCGAAGGGGTGGATGAAGCCGGTCTGGGCGAGTCTATCGGAATCTGCCTGGGGGGAGACCCAGAGGTAGAAAGGGGACAAATCTTATCAAGGGATCTGAGTCCCATTATCACGGACCGCATCAAGGCCAACATGTTTTGGATGGAAAGGGGAGGTTACAAGGTGGGGGACCCCCTCCTCTTCAGATGTGTGACTCAGGAAATCCCCTGTACGATAGAGAATATATACAAGAAATTCGACCCCGCCTCTATGGAGGTGATCCAGGAGGATGCCCATCGGATAAGAGAGGCAGAGGTGGCCAAAGTTATGATCTCCCTTTCTAAAGAAGCGGTGATAGATCCCTTCCAGGAGATACCTGAGATGGGAAGGTTTGTGTTGGAACAAAAAGGAATCCCTGTGGCCGGGGGGATCATCTTATAA